AAAGGAGGAGGAAGAGACGTGAATCCTATGCTATCTACATCTACAAAGTCTTGAGACAAGTTCACCCCGACACCGGAGTGTCCTCAAAGGCAATGTCCATCATGAACAGCTTCGTCAACGATATCTTCGAGAGAATCGCAGCAGAGGCTTCCCGATTGGCACACTACAACAAAAGATCTACCATCACATCCCGGGAGATCCAGACCGCTGTCCGTCTTCTCTTACCCGGAGAATTGGCCAAGCACGCTGTCAGTGAAGGTACCAAAGCCGTCACTAAATACACCAGCAGCAAGTAAACAGTCTGAAGTTTATAACTTCacaaacggcccttttcagggccaccaacatttttcaaaaagaatttacATTTGTTGTACATCAATGTCAAACTTCTAAACAAAGCTATAAATCCCAACCCCAGCTATAACCACTTTCAAACTATTTCAATAGTATATGGTTACTTTTCTCTTCTTTCTATCTGTATAACAAATATACGTGTATTTCACTCATTCTGTAGCATTTAATTTGTCTGTCAAAACTACAAAGCGTAAATACATAAATCATGAAGAACAAAACAGTGctttcattccaattaatagaGTTGATAAATTTACGATTTCTTTTGCttttcgagagaaaaaaaatattgcgagAATTATTTTACACGGAAACAAGAACATTACCTAATCTTAAACCACGCAAAAAAAACCTCTATAATTGAATATAACAGAATCTACagattttgtgtgtaaaagtccgtgcattttgttttgaaattttctctcTTCATGTAGGCAAATGCACGGACTTGATCTTTGAACGTATTCATAAACcttcagaaatataaattctcaaataaatacaagagtAAGAGTAAGGaagttaattaaaaagaaagccagatatttaaaaaaaaaaaggggggggggggggggtataacGAGAGAGAGAAAATAGTTGCGGATCAGGATCagggaaaacaagaaaaacggtTGAAAAATTCATGAACATTAGAGAAAAGAATAGAAGTGGGAGCAAGCTTTGATttcaagattttgtttaaaacgaTGTACAACAAATctaagattctttttgaaaaatgttggtggccctgaaaagggccgttgttgATATTAGCTGGGTGGCTGTTTAACCTCCGAATCCGTACAAGGTACGTCCTTGACGTTTCAAAGCGTAGACAACATCCATGGCAGTG
This is a stretch of genomic DNA from Mytilus trossulus isolate FHL-02 chromosome 6, PNRI_Mtr1.1.1.hap1, whole genome shotgun sequence. It encodes these proteins:
- the LOC134722631 gene encoding histone H2B-like — its product is MPPKVGTKGAKKAVTKAKTARPGGDKKRRRKRRESYAIYIYKVLRQVHPDTGVSSKAMSIMNSFVNDIFERIAAEASRLAHYNKRSTITSREIQTAVRLLLPGELAKHAVSEGTKAVTKYTSSK